From a region of the Solanum stenotomum isolate F172 chromosome 2, ASM1918654v1, whole genome shotgun sequence genome:
- the LOC125856363 gene encoding probable xyloglucan endotransglucosylase/hydrolase protein 28 — MVNFLLEIFTFCYVLVLVSGFSEKLETLPFHEGYSQLFGHDNIMVLQDGKSVHISLDERTGAGFVSQDLYLHGLFSASIKLPEDYTAGVVVAFYMSNGDMFEKNHDEIDFEFLGNIRAKNWRIQTNIYGNGSTNVGREERYGLWFDPTEDFHTYTILWTDSHIIFYVDNVPIREIKRTQAMGGDFPSKPMSLYATIWDGSSWATNGGKYKVNYKYAPYVAKFSDFVLHGCAVDPIELSPKCDIVQNSASIPTEISPDQRRKMERFRKKHLQYSYCYDRTRYKVPLSECVVDPKEADCLRRFDPVTFGGVPCHHNKRHHQRQSRREDTSAK, encoded by the exons atggTGAATTTTCTTCTGGAAATTTTTACATTTTGCTATGTTCTTGTATTAGTTTCTGGATTTTCAGAAAAGCTCGAAACATTGCCGTTTCATGAAGGATATTCACAACTTTTTGGTCATGATAATATTATGGTCCTTCAAGATGGAAAATCAGTTCATATCTCTCTAGATGAAAGAACAg GAGCTGGATTTGTATCACAAGACTTGTACCTTCATGGCTTGTTCAGTGCTTCTATTAAATTACCAGAAGATTACACTGCTGGAGTGGTTGTTGCATTTTAT ATGTCAAATGGAGACATGTTTGAGAAGAATCATGATGAAATTGACTTTGAGTTCTTGGGAAATATTAGAGCAAAAAATTGGAGAATTCAAACTAATATTTATGGAAATGGTAGCACAAATGTTGGTAGAGAAGAAAGATATGGACTTTGGTTTGATCCAACTGAAGATTTTCATACATACACAATTCTTTGGACTGACAGCCACATCAT CTTTTATGTAGATAATGTACCTATAAGAGAGATCAAGAGGACACAAGCAATGGGTGGGGACTTCCCTTCTAAGCCAATGTCTTTATATGCTACAATATGGGATGGTTCTAGTTGGGCTACCAATGGGGGTAAATACAAAGTCAATTACAAATATGCCCCTTACGTCGCCAAGTTCTCCGATTTCGTCCTCCACGGATGTGCAGTTGATCCAATTGAATTGTCTCCCAAATGTGACATTGTCCAGAATTCTGCATCCATTCCAACTGAAATATCCCCTGATCAAAGACGAAAAATGGAGAGGTTTCGAAAAAAGCACTTGCAATATTCATACTGCTATGACAGGACACGATACAAGGTCCCTCTATCTGAATGTGTAGTTGATCCTAAGGAAGCTGATTGTCTCCGAAGATTTGACCCCGTGACCTTTGGTGGTGTCCCCTGTCATCACAACAAACGACACCACCAGAGGCAATCGAGGAGGGAAGATACGTCCGcgaaataa